Part of the Chloracidobacterium thermophilum B genome is shown below.
AGGCTGATTCGGCCGCGCATGGGCGCGTCGTGGATGAGCGCAACATCCGCCAGCTTCCCCTGCCGACCCGCAACTTCCAGCAACTTCTGGCGCTTTCTGCCGGTACTGCCGCCAACATCTTCAACACATCGGAGGTGGGACGCGGCGACACGGCCATCAACGTCAACGGTCAGCGCACCACAAGCAACTCGATCATCATCAACGGCATTGACGCCAACTCGATTGGCACCAACTCCTTTGCCAATCTGGCCGTTCCGGCCACCGACACCCTGCAGGAGTTCATCGTCCAGACAAGCCAGTACGATGCCTCGGCCGGACGCAACGCCGGGGGGATCGTGGCCGCCATCACCAAGAGCGGCACCAACGAGTTTCACGGCAACGCCTACTTCTTCCTGCGCGATCAGGCACTCAACGCCAACAACTTCTTTCTGAAACGGGGCGGGATTCCGCGTCAGGCCAACAACCGCAAGCAGTATGGCGGGACCATTGGCGGTCCTATCGTCAAAAACCGCCTGTTCTTTTTTGGTTCCTACCAGGGAACACGTGAAACCAATGGCACGTCCACTAACAACAGCATTGCACCGTTCAATCCGGCGCCGGATTTGACCGACGACCGCTCCCTGGCAGCCATCCGGGCCATTGCCCTGAGTCGCGCCCCTGGCTTTGCCCCCTTCATCAACTCAGCGGCATTTGCCAATTCTCCACAGGTGCGTTTGCTGCAGGCCCGCTATCCCAACGGGGAGTTTCTCATCCCCAGCGGCAACGGGCGGACGACTGGCGTCCAGGTAGCCGAATCCACCTTCCGGGAAGAACAGTTCAACACCAATGGCGACTGGCAAATCAACGACAACAACCGCGTGTCGGGCAAGTTCTTCTTTGCCAACAACACGGTCAAACAGGGCCTGTTTCGTCAGTTCGGCGGTGGGAACGCCCTGCAGTTGCCGGGCTATCCGGTGGATGCCATCACCAACAACCGCGTCACAACCGCTTCGTGGACGAGCATCATCACCCCGACGCTCATCAACGAATTCCGGTTTGGCTACAACCGCCTGATTACGCAGGGGAAACCCACCGAACCGTTCCGGGCGGCTGATTTTGGCATCAACTCGCCCAGCAGCGCGCGCTTTCCGGGTCTGCCGGGCTTTGTCTTCTCGAACATGTTTTCGGTTGGCCCGGCCACAACGTCCGACAGTTTCAACACCACGGAAGGCTGGACGTTCAACAACACGCTCTCGCTGACGGCCGGAGCGCACTCGATGAAGTTTGGCGGCGAAGTGCGTCCCTACCGCCAGCGGGTGTTTTTCAATGTCGGCGCGCGGGGACTGCTTCAGTTTACCGGCGGCTTTGCCAATGCAGCGGGACTGGGAGCCTTTGCGGCGCTGGGCATTCCTCCCGGCTCGGTCAACCGCGCACCCCAGTTTTTGCCCACCCTGCCCTTTACCGAGTTTTTGATTACCGGCGTCAATCCGGGACTGTCGTCGGTTGCTAACGGTTTGACCTCACCTTTCCTGTCGGTCATCTCGCCGGGCGGGGCCAAACGTGACTTCCGCGCCAACGACTTTACGTTCTTCTTCCAGGATGATTGGAAGGTCAACGACCGGCTGACCCTCAACCTGGGCGTCCGCTATGACTACTTTGGCCCGTTTTACGAAGTGGACGGGTTGATGGCCACCTTTGATGAAGCTGTAGCGCGGTCGGTTGTTGGCGTCGGGCCCAATGGCGTTTCCAACCTGGCAGGCACCTTTGCCGGCTTCTTTGTGCCGTCCAACAACCGCGTGGGACTGCCGGGCATTACCCGCGACAGCCGGCGTGGCTTTACTGACCCGGACTGGAACAACTTTGCACCGCGCATTGGGCTGGCGTTCAAGCCACTGCCCACGGATCGGTTTGTCGTGC
Proteins encoded:
- a CDS encoding TonB-dependent receptor; protein product: MLALCFILGFAVFPGLAQSASTGQLRGTVRDPQGAVVAGATVTLIEQATGSKREVTTGGNGDYVFTLLPPGKYRLEVRSSGFKTSVTENITVNITGVTTNDVSLEIGEAASEVINVSGEAPLIQADSAAHGRVVDERNIRQLPLPTRNFQQLLALSAGTAANIFNTSEVGRGDTAINVNGQRTTSNSIIINGIDANSIGTNSFANLAVPATDTLQEFIVQTSQYDASAGRNAGGIVAAITKSGTNEFHGNAYFFLRDQALNANNFFLKRGGIPRQANNRKQYGGTIGGPIVKNRLFFFGSYQGTRETNGTSTNNSIAPFNPAPDLTDDRSLAAIRAIALSRAPGFAPFINSAAFANSPQVRLLQARYPNGEFLIPSGNGRTTGVQVAESTFREEQFNTNGDWQINDNNRVSGKFFFANNTVKQGLFRQFGGGNALQLPGYPVDAITNNRVTTASWTSIITPTLINEFRFGYNRLITQGKPTEPFRAADFGINSPSSARFPGLPGFVFSNMFSVGPATTSDSFNTTEGWTFNNTLSLTAGAHSMKFGGEVRPYRQRVFFNVGARGLLQFTGGFANAAGLGAFAALGIPPGSVNRAPQFLPTLPFTEFLITGVNPGLSSVANGLTSPFLSVISPGGAKRDFRANDFTFFFQDDWKVNDRLTLNLGVRYDYFGPFYEVDGLMATFDEAVARSVVGVGPNGVSNLAGTFAGFFVPSNNRVGLPGITRDSRRGFTDPDWNNFAPRIGLAFKPLPTDRFVVRGGYGVYYDRFNARTVINSSFSFPVFPLVPFFPAVAGGGLSNPFAPIPTAQGPIDTGNPSFFPGTSCTGAPGPNRGLPFCLGGRQVAVQGIYPGRYLRTPYVQQYSLGFQWEFIKDTQLEVSYVGSQTRKLQRFKNVNQPFAPGGTVSPFGTILSQITQPSLNSFSVTVQESSAVASYNSLQATVTRRLSKGLQALVSYTWAHAIDEYSGQLSSLGTSDVSPDFGDQATFRGNRATADFDRRQRLVVSFVYDLPKFYGGDNFALKALANNWQLSGVSIVQTGLPFTITSSTGLSDGARASYAPVGQGNGRLSGDVRRRLDRYFDTSRFIASTGVGNFGTVGRNTLRGPAQCNTDFSVVKFLVFRERYRAEFRTEFFNIFNQTNFANPGNVVGTPNFGRILEATTGPRIVQFAFKFAF